The genomic interval ATGTTGTCCACACTGGTTTTGCTGTTTCCAACTCACCCAATTTTCTCCTGCCTCAAAGAGATTGAGCTGCTCCTTTTGGGCCTTTTTTGCCAGCTATTCTGTCTAGAATACACTTCCTTCTAGCTTTGCACACAGTTAGCCTCAGCTGCAAACAGACTTCCTCTGTGGGCCTTCCCATCTAAAGTGGCACACCCTGCACTGCCCCGCTATTGCATGGCCTTCCTGTTCAAGCACAGCACAACTCACAATAACATATTTGTGTGTTTAgttgttattttagaattttctttattggtttgctttttttttttttttttttgacaagagacaaagagagtcacagagaggaacagatagggacagacagacagggagagatgagaagcaccaattctttgttgtagcaccttagttgttcacggaTTGTTTtcacatatgtgtcttgactgggggggggggctacagcagagctagtgaccccttgctcaagccagcgaacttggtcaacgctctatccattgcttctcgtatgtgccatgacctgaGGTTGAACTCATGACCTAGGCATGCCTcaatgacgctctatccagtaagccacccggccagggccagggtaggtttaaattatttcaaaaggataagagagagataaatttgttgttttactcctttatacattcattggttgattcttgtatgtgcctggactggggattgaacctgcaaacctgacttatcaggatgatgctctaacaacctgagctacccagccagggctgtttagtTGTTTAAGGTCCATTTCCAGCGCTAACTGGAAAATTCCATGAGGGAAAGGATGGCATCTGTCTTGTTAGCAGTTGAATTTCTTTGTTGACCGACACATGATCAATACTTGATGAGTACTGGTTTAATAAATACtgccctcggccctggccggttggctcagaggtagagcgtcggcctggcgtgcggaagtcccaggttcgattcccagccagggcacacaggagaagtgtccatctgcttctccacccctccccctctccttcctctctgcctctctcttcccctcccgcagccaaggctccactggagcaaagtttgcccgggcgctgaggatggctctgtggcctctgcctcaggcactagaatggctctgattgcgcaGAGCGATcccccaagatgagcagagcatcaccccctggtgggcatgccgggtggatcccggttgggcgcatgcgggagtctgtctgactgcctccccttttccagcttcagaaaaatacaaaaataaataaataaataaatactgcccTCTCAGCATCTTCCCGCTCTCTACATGCTGTGGGTGCTACTCCAGCCTGCATTGCCACCTTTTCTTACTCCTTTTCTCAAAAATGCAGCCCACACTGAAGACTCCTTTAGTCCCATACTCCTCCGCTCCCCACTCTCTTTGTTCAGTTTCCTTCACACAAGAGTTCTAGGAATCATCTCAAGCACCGTGAAGCATTTTCTAACCCCAAAGTATAGTGTAAATACAGTTCCCCTGTATCGAAGGGGGTATGTTCCAAGACCTCCCAGTGTATGCCTGAAACCCTAGATAGTACTGCACCCTATATATAGATTTTCCTATACAGTTCATACCCTTGCTGAAGTCTTCACACAGGTTCAATGCTTTCTGGCATGACAAGTTGCCATCTCTCAGAACCTGTTTTCAACACATGTCTTCCACCCACAAATTTAATGCCTCTTCCATCTTAACTAAGCATTTATCATGCACAGAGGCTATAACTTTTGTAGTTTGAAGTGCGACAGCAAAACAAGCATgaatttcctcctcctccacaaTTTCACAGATTAGAAGATTCAttcttgcctgacttgtggtggcacagtggataaagtgcagACCTGGAATGCCTAGGTCGCTGGTTTAAACCCAtgtgtctagtcaaggcacatatgagaagcaactataagttgatgcttcctgctcctcctccccacccaaccttcctctctctctccaaactcaataaataatatctcaaAAAAAACATTCTTACTGTAGATCTTAGCAATTtcagcatgattttttttctttccttgagaattttcacctttttatttaaagaaagcactttacatttctctttggcatatctgaatggCAAGCATCACTACTTTTGtgcttaagtaaaataagggttaacCAAGTACTGCAATACCACAACAATCGGTCTGATAACTGAGATGGCTAACTAATGGGCTGGTAACTCTGGAAGAAAGATTGATGCACATCACAGTGGGACAGAGCGGGATGGagtgagatttcatcacgctACATAGAACAGCACACCAtctaaaacttatgaattgtttatttctggaattttctatttcgTATTTCTGGGCTGCAGATGACTATGGGTAAGTAAAACTGTGCAAAGTGAAATCATAGAaagtaaaaacagcctgaccaggcagtggtgcagtggatagagcgtcggactgggatgcagaggacccaggtttgagaccccgaggtcgccagcttgagtacgagctgacctggtttgagcaaagctcaccagctggacccaaggtcactggcttgagcaagggattactcggtctgctgaaggcccacggtcaaggcacatatgaaagagcaattaatgaactaaggtgtcgcaacgaaaaactaatgattgatgcttctcatctctctgcattcctgtctgtctgtccctatctatccctctctctgactctgtctctgttaaaaaaaaaaaaaaaagaaattaaaaccataaatagGGGGGACTACTATAATGGCACTCTTCCTGTCCTGCCTGGCCTTAACCCTGACTTCCAGAGTGAGTGTTCAATATGTGGAATGACATGACAGAACACCAGTCCCCTGTAGTAATCTAGTGAGCAtcaacctgaccaggctgtggcgcagtggatagagcgtcggactgggatgcagaggacccgggttcgagaccccgaagtcgccagcttgagtgcgggctcatctggtttgaggaaaagcccaccagcttggacccaaggtcgctggctccagcaaggggttactcggtctgctgaaggcccgcggtcaaggcacatatgagaaagcaatcaatgaacaactaaggtgttgcaacgcgcaatgaaaaactaatgattgatgcttctcatctctctccgttcctgtctgtctgtccctgtctatccctctctctgactctgtctctgtaaaaaataaataaaaattaaaaaaaaaagttttaaattctagTGAGCATCAGAACCACAAGATGAGCTTCTTAGAATGCAGATTCCCAGGCCCTAAAGAGGACTTCAGTGAGACTGTGCATTATTTcaacctttctttatttttatttttaaacaagagagagagggagagggacagacaggaacagtcaggaagatgagaagcatcgattctttgttgcagcaccttagttgttcattagttgctttctcatttgtgccttgattggggtggGGCTCCCGCccagccactgaccccttgctcaagccttggacttcaagctagtaacctttggCTTAAGCGTgacaccatggggtcatgtgtatgatcccatgctcaagccggcaaccccacattcaagctagtaagcctgtgctcaagccagcgaccttggagttttgaacctgggtcttcagtatcccaggccaaccctctatctattgcaccaccacctggtcaggcatttcaagcattcttttttaaaaaaagtttttatttattgactttagggagagaagggaagagagagaaaaacattgatttgttcttcatCTATAAATTGATTGGCTgacttcttgcatgtgccctgaggaTCAAACTACAACCTTGCCCTATTgtgacaacgctctaaccaaatAAGCTACCTTGCCAGGGTACAAACATTCTTTATGACTCTGATGCGCACCAGTTTAAGAACCTCATAACAAATTAACTTGAAGTGAACAGAACCCCCAGACCCAAAGCTTACTGATTCGGTTCTAGGAAAGGAAGGGAGTTTAGAGGCTGACAATCCCTACCCTTCCTCTTCCAAGAGGTTAGATGAACAAACACTCTAaagttctttgtctttctcttttaatcCTTTCCCTGCTCCAACGCTCAAAAAAAGTACCCAGAAATTAAACACGAGTAAGTCAAAGAGCCAAGGCTAGCCAGCCCAAGAGTAGAATGCTCCCTCCCACAGGAGCCAAAGTCTGGATGCTGGGGTCTCCAGTCAGAGCCTGGTAGTAAAAGCTGGTGCAGAACAAGGTGGTTCCGGAGGCTAGCAGAAACCCGGCCTAAAAGAGATACaaggaagaaaacaagatagTAAGTAAGGGAAGGGCAGACTGAGAAGGAGCGTATGGGGCTTGGTGAGGGTTAGACAAGGGGGGTGAGATTACCCAGAGAGGCTTTCTGCAATGTGGCACCCCTAACAGGGCCAGGCTGTGAAAGAAGTGTTGTTTGTTGGCCTTGTCAAAGAGCTGTAAGAAAAAGAGCAATACGGGGACTTCCTAAGCAACACAAGCACCTGGATCCCGTGGGACAAAAGTCTGTCCCCCAAATGAAGTGTCAGCTTGCCCCTTCCTCAGGCACCTACGCCTCAGGATTGCAGCCCCTGCTGCTCCAAAGACCcgcgctctgcccctcccctactTCCTTTAGGGACCCCAGACTTTGTGCCCTCCAAGATCCGGAAGTGAGGGAACTCCTGCGCAGTTACTTCACCTCCTTCCCGTAGGCATCCGGAAACTGGGCGCCtgtggaaaggagagaaaaaggttACCAGTCTAGCGCCCCAACTCCCGAAAGGACCCAGGCGGGCACTGGAGAGAAAGCGCACCCCCAGGAGGTTTCCGACTGCTGGAAACACGCAAGGCCAGTGCTGGGAATCAAATGGACCGGGCTGATGGGCTTTAAAAGGTTTAAGGCTTCGCCCCTGCGCTTCCCATAAACTCCACCCCTGCACCAGACCAGCTCCATCCTCAGCCTGACCGTGTGCCCCGTAGGAGGCCAAGCCCAAGGCCCCGGCTCCGGACAAGGCGCCCAAGCGGCGGAAAGCAGACCCTGGCCCCGTCATGGCAGTGGATGGTCATGCGCCTAGCAAACACCTCCCAGGCCACCCAAGAGGCCAGCCAATCCCGAGCTTCCATGCAAATAAGGTGCACAGGTGCCCAATGAGGTCCCTGTTCATTTCAGCGTCTAGGTCCTCACCCCTGGTACTTGAGCCTTTGTAAAACCCCTGTTGAGTGGCGAAGACGTCTGGCGGGCGGAGAAATCAGAACCAATCCGGAGCCGAGGAACTAGGCAGTGGGGGAGCGGAGTTGGGGAGGCGGTACTAGAGGATTTGCGTCACGAATTGGCCCACTTTCCAAGTTGATGGCCTCTTCTAACACCCTCTCCCACCTCTGGCCAATTTCCAAAGATCTAGGTCCCCATGTAtagttccttccctttccccacaggaTCCTCATTTTCAGCTTTAAGCCAGACCCACACCCAAAAAGAGGCGTCCCCACGGATACCCAAGCCCTACCCATCCTCATTAAACCCCGCCCAATGTCCATTTGGCTCCTCCTCCAGGTCCAAAGGCCCCGCCTTCTTCATGTGATGCCCCGCCCCCTAAGTTCAccctaccaccaccactaccaacaAATGAGAGAGCCCGAGGGTGGGAGATCTTGGCGGGGATGTCTCCATCCTGCCCCGGTCCTCTTcgtccatccgtccatccgtCGGTCTGTCCACTCCCGCCTTCTTCCGTCTCCAATTCCCCCACACTCTGGAGGGCGGGCGAGCAGGCGGGTGCGAGCGAGGGGTGTGCGCCGCTCTCTctgcagggggcgggggaggcggcCGCGCGGTGACGCGCGGGGCTGCTGCGGCTGCTCCGCCGACGGATCATCACTCTCGGGCTAGGATGGACGCGGGGCGGGCGGGCCCTGGCGCGCGGAGCCAGGAATCCGGGCCTCCTGGCTGCTGAGCGACCCCCGAAATCTCCCCCTTATCCCCCCGCTTCCCTTCTTGCAGTGCCGACCCCCACCCCGTGGCTCCAGGCTCCACTCCCGCCTTCCTCTGACTCCCCGGACCTCCCACTCCCGCCCGCCCTCGGGATCGACTagatccctccctctcccagagGATTCCGGCTGGATCCCTGCCCCTGCACCGCGGATCCTGCGCTCCCGGGCTCCGGGCCCCTGGGGATTGCCGTGGACTCCTCCTCCCGCACCCGACTCCTTAGGATCCTCCGCTTGTACCGCCTTCTGGTCCCTCGAAGCCGGCCCACGGAGCCAGTGGACCCACAATCCAGTTTTGTCCCATTACCCCCTCCTCACTCCACAGTCCCCACTGCGGGGTTCCCTGTACTCGGGTTCCTCTTGACCCCATCCCCAACCCCTCCCCGGGGATCGATTGGatcccggccccgccccctgggGCTGGGGCGATCCCCCTCCCCCGCTGGGTGAGGCGCTGCGGGCGGGGGCTGGGCCTGCGGGACCACGGGGGCTCAAAGGCCGCTGCCCCCCTACTCGGAGCCCTGGATGGAGGCACCACGGCCCCAGGGCTGAGCCAGGTAGGAGCTAAGCCGGGCCGGGTGGAAGGGACTGCGTGGCGGTCCACTGGGGTCTCCCATTCCCCATCTCTTCCTGTGCCTGATTTCCCCCAGCCTGTTCTGTCTGCTCGTCTCCGCCTAGGGATGCTCTCGCCGTGTCTCTCCGTCTcggtctctttgtctctgcctctctccagcCCATGAATGATCCTTTGAATGGGCCCACAGACCCCGAGTGTTcctatctcccctccccctccttatcCCCGGCCAAGCCATTTTTCCCCACTGCAGGAAGGGGGGGTGCTGCGGCCTGAGCCCCCGTCCCTCAACTCTCCCTGGCTGGGGGAGTCAGGCCtgggcaggaatggagagagcaaggcagagagatagggaggagggggaagcaaGATGtggcagaaagaagagagaaggggagagaaaatgggggagacagagatagggaaagagaagaagggagagaaatagaaaaggctTGAAGGGAAATTTC from Saccopteryx leptura isolate mSacLep1 chromosome 2, mSacLep1_pri_phased_curated, whole genome shotgun sequence carries:
- the TMEM256 gene encoding transmembrane protein 256; this encodes MTGPGSAFRRLGALSGAGALGLASYGAHGAQFPDAYGKELFDKANKQHFFHSLALLGVPHCRKPLWAGFLLASGTTLFCTSFYYQALTGDPSIQTLAPVGGSILLLGWLALAL